The Melospiza georgiana isolate bMelGeo1 chromosome 26, bMelGeo1.pri, whole genome shotgun sequence genome window below encodes:
- the SH3GL1 gene encoding endophilin-A2 isoform X1 produces the protein MSVAGLKKQFYKATQLVSEKVGGAEGTKLDDDFKEMEKKVDVTSKAVTEVLTRTIEYLQPNPASRAKLTMLNTMSKIRGQVKNPGYPQSEGLLGECMIRYGKELGEDSNFGDALLDAGESMKRLAEVKDSLDIEVKQNFIDPLQNLCDKDLKEIQHHLKKLEGRRLDFDYKKKRQGKIPDEELRQAMEKFEESKEVAETSMHNLLETDIEQVSQLSALVDAQLDYHRQAVQILDELAEKLKRRMREASSRPKREYKPKPRETYDFREPDQSNGGFSCTPTPKASGNLVPGVAWCLWSSLPGKEGGCSACTGCSCCAGGSCTSPWLWKTSGMPPDGALFSWDPGAFAVLALGMCQRGLQPGPLAVSARQESEASIPPSFLVFPPAASLPPSLILVGS, from the exons atGTCGGTGGCGGGGCTGAAGAAGCAGTTCTACAAAGCCACCCAG CTGGTCAGCGAGAAGGTCGGAGGGGCCGAAGGGACCAAGTTAGATGATGACTTCAAGGAGATGGAAAAG AAAGTGGACGTGACCAGCAAGGCTGTCACAGAAGTCCTGACCAGAACCATTGAGTACCTCCAGCCCAACCCAG CTTCCAGAGCCAAGCTCACCATGCTCAACACCATGTCCAAGATCCGCGGGCAGGTGAAGAACCCCGGCTACCCCCAGTccgaggggctgctgggggagtGCATGATCCGCtatgggaaggagctgggagaggattCCAACTTTG gggacGCGCTCCTGGACGCCGGCGAGTCCATGAAGCGCCTGGCGGAGGTGAAGGACTCGCTGGACATCGAGGTCAAACAGAACTTCATTGATCCCCTGCAGAACCTGTGTGACAAGGACCTGAAGGAGATCCAG CACCACCTCAAGAAGCTGGAGGGGAGGCGCCTGGACTTCGACTACAAGAAGAAGCGGCAGGGCAAGATCCCCGACGAGGAGCTGCGCCAGGCCATGGAGAAGTTTGAGGAGTCCAAGGAAGTGGCAGAGACCAGCATGCACAACCTCCTGGAGACAGAT ATCGAGCAGGTGAGCCAGCTGTCAGCCCTGGTGGATGCCCAGCTGGATTACCACAGGCAGGCCGTGCAGATCCTGGACGAGCTGGCCGAGAAGCTCAAACGCAG gatgagggaggCCTCCTCCCGTCCCAAGAGGGAATACAAACCCAAGCCCAGGGAGACCTACGACTTCAGGGAGCCTGACCAGTCCAACGGGGGCTTCTCCTGCACCCCCACCCCCAAAGCCTCAGGTAACCTTGTCCCAGGTGTTGCCTGGTGCCTCTGGAGCAgcctcccagggaaggagggcggctgctctgcctgcacaggatgttcctgctgtgctggaggctCCTGCACGAGCCCGTGGCTCTGGAAAACGTCAGGAATGCCTCCAGATGGGGCTCTTTTCTCCTGGGACCCAGGAGCCTTTGCTGTGTTGGCTTTGGGGATGTGCCAGAGGGGTCTCCAGCCTGGGCCTCTCGCTGTCAGTGCCAGACAGGAAAGCGAAGCCTCcattcctccctccttccttgtCTTCCCTCccgctgcctccctccctccctccctgatcCTGGTGGGTTCCTAA